Proteins found in one Bremerella volcania genomic segment:
- a CDS encoding phosphatase PAP2 family protein yields MPDSDPTQNTRHNNSIQPALIWMTIVPFALLMTLTVLCYLTQLDLLTTRQFFSDQGDDPFPYGETLVANLIYDYGPIPAIVFGVGGVATWIGSFLFAWLRNWRKGALFCSLAILIGPGILINTVLKPNWGRPRPIDTAVFGGDFQYIPPGTIGPYEMAKSFPSGHASMGFVFLLPAFLLLRKNPQRAACVFAFGLLCGAGVGASRIAEGGHYLSDIAWSGAIVYFTGLALYVGMYGWKRPETLAAATAETVPFSPNSHADNVQEVRKSSAA; encoded by the coding sequence ATGCCCGACTCGGACCCAACACAAAACACGCGTCACAACAACTCAATTCAGCCAGCACTGATCTGGATGACCATCGTGCCGTTTGCTTTGTTGATGACGCTTACGGTCCTGTGCTATCTGACGCAGCTCGATCTGCTGACGACCCGTCAATTCTTCAGCGACCAGGGTGATGATCCGTTTCCCTACGGCGAAACGCTGGTGGCAAACCTGATTTACGACTACGGCCCGATTCCCGCGATTGTCTTCGGCGTGGGAGGCGTCGCCACTTGGATTGGCAGCTTTCTCTTCGCCTGGCTGAGAAACTGGAGAAAGGGAGCGCTGTTCTGCTCGCTGGCGATCCTGATTGGCCCAGGGATATTGATTAACACGGTTTTGAAGCCCAACTGGGGACGCCCGCGTCCGATCGATACGGCCGTGTTTGGAGGTGACTTCCAGTACATTCCACCGGGAACGATTGGCCCTTACGAGATGGCCAAGTCGTTCCCCAGCGGTCATGCTTCGATGGGGTTTGTGTTCCTGCTGCCGGCCTTTCTACTTCTTCGCAAGAACCCACAACGCGCGGCATGCGTATTTGCCTTCGGGCTATTGTGTGGTGCCGGTGTGGGTGCCTCCCGCATTGCCGAGGGGGGACACTACCTGAGTGATATTGCTTGGAGTGGTGCGATCGTCTACTTTACCGGCCTCGCTTTATACGTGGGAATGTACGGCTGGAAACGGCCGGAGACATTGGCTGCAGCGACGGCGGAAACCGTGCCGTTTTCGCCAAATAGCCATGCAGACAACGTGCAAGAAGTTCGTAAAAGTTC
- the purH gene encoding bifunctional phosphoribosylaminoimidazolecarboxamide formyltransferase/IMP cyclohydrolase has translation MSLDPVIQNAIISVSNKEGLTEFAQGLVEAGVTIYSTGGTRRHLEEANIPVKDVTEYTQFPEMMDGRLKTLHPKIFGGILCRHDREDDMTAIGEHGIFAIPLVVVNLYPFEETVAKEGVTDAQAIEQIDIGGPSLVRAAAKNHAFSTIACKPSQYPEILAELQNDGKTSLGLRRKLAAAAFAHTAAYDAAIANYFEKDDQCVFPETLRQSFERKAVLRYGENPHQQGAVYAVPKFSGASLVEARQLNGKELSYNNLLDLDSALAIARGLPDVAVSVIKHNNPCGAASASTLAEACEKAMLGDPLSAFGSVIGMNQEVDAATAEYLSTPGLFVEAIAAPSFSKEAVEILTTKPKWKSNVRLMEVGSLEGKRPEFQSRWIEGGLLVQNTDFLLDDPSTWQVVTETEVEESMQQELRFAWEICRFVKSNAIVLCKDRSLVGAGAGQMSRVDSVQISIEKAADRAPGSVLASDAFFPFPDSIHEAAKAGVKAFIQPGGSKRDQEVIDACNEHKLPMIFTGVRHFRH, from the coding sequence ATGTCTCTCGACCCTGTCATTCAGAATGCCATTATCAGCGTCAGCAACAAAGAAGGCCTGACCGAGTTTGCCCAAGGCCTGGTTGAAGCGGGGGTCACCATCTACAGCACCGGCGGAACCCGGCGTCACTTGGAAGAAGCCAACATCCCGGTCAAAGACGTCACCGAGTACACCCAGTTCCCCGAGATGATGGATGGCCGGCTGAAGACGCTGCATCCCAAGATCTTCGGCGGAATTCTGTGCCGACACGATCGCGAAGACGACATGACCGCCATCGGCGAGCACGGCATCTTCGCCATTCCGCTAGTCGTGGTGAACTTGTATCCCTTCGAGGAAACGGTCGCCAAAGAAGGGGTTACCGACGCCCAGGCCATCGAACAGATCGATATTGGTGGGCCGAGCCTGGTACGTGCCGCGGCGAAGAACCACGCGTTCAGCACGATTGCCTGCAAGCCGAGTCAGTACCCCGAGATCCTGGCCGAACTGCAAAATGATGGAAAGACCTCGCTCGGTCTTCGCCGCAAGTTGGCCGCCGCCGCGTTTGCCCATACGGCCGCTTACGATGCCGCGATCGCGAACTACTTCGAGAAGGACGACCAGTGCGTCTTCCCAGAAACACTGCGTCAGTCGTTCGAGCGCAAGGCCGTTCTGCGTTACGGCGAGAACCCGCATCAGCAGGGTGCCGTCTACGCGGTTCCCAAGTTCAGCGGGGCTTCGCTGGTGGAGGCCAGGCAGCTCAATGGCAAGGAACTTTCGTACAACAACCTGCTCGACCTCGACAGCGCGTTGGCCATTGCCCGCGGTCTTCCCGATGTGGCCGTCTCGGTGATCAAGCACAACAACCCTTGCGGTGCGGCCTCGGCTTCAACGCTGGCCGAAGCATGCGAGAAGGCGATGCTGGGGGATCCACTCAGCGCGTTTGGCAGCGTGATCGGCATGAATCAGGAAGTCGACGCTGCGACCGCCGAGTATCTTTCGACGCCGGGCCTCTTCGTCGAAGCGATTGCGGCCCCGAGCTTCTCGAAGGAAGCGGTCGAGATCTTGACCACCAAGCCGAAGTGGAAGAGCAACGTTCGCTTGATGGAAGTCGGTTCGCTGGAAGGAAAGCGACCCGAGTTCCAATCGCGCTGGATCGAAGGGGGCCTCTTGGTGCAAAACACCGACTTCCTGCTCGATGATCCCAGCACCTGGCAGGTCGTGACGGAAACCGAGGTCGAAGAGTCGATGCAGCAGGAACTGCGATTCGCCTGGGAGATCTGCCGTTTCGTCAAATCGAACGCGATCGTCCTGTGCAAGGATCGCTCGCTCGTGGGTGCCGGAGCAGGGCAGATGAGCCGCGTTGACTCGGTTCAGATTTCGATCGAGAAGGCCGCCGACCGGGCACCGGGAAGCGTGCTGGCCAGCGACGCGTTCTTCCCATTTCCCGATTCGATTCACGAAGCCGCGAAGGCCGGCGTCAAAGCGTTCATTCAGCCAGGCGGCTCGAAGCGGGATCAGGAAGTGATCGACGCGTGCAACGAGCACAAGCTGCCGATGATCTTTACCGGTGTCCGTCACTTCCGACACTAA
- the trpC gene encoding indole-3-glycerol phosphate synthase TrpC has protein sequence MAEPTVLDKIVTKKWEEIAAAKAARPQAEVEARLADAPAPRDFLGALSAGGSVKLIAEVKKASPSKGLIRPDFHPVQIAKDYQAAGAACISCLTDESFFQGHLDYLVAIRGEVGLPILRKDFVLDPYQVIEARAAGADAVLLIAECLDDDALKSLHDQICELGMTPLVELYEESNVARVLEIGAKLVGINNRDLRTFEVDLNHTIRLGRQIPSECVLVGESGIFTHEDIRLLQENDVDAVLVGESLMRQEDVQAAVRKLLGGT, from the coding sequence ATGGCTGAGCCGACCGTCCTCGATAAGATCGTTACCAAAAAGTGGGAAGAGATTGCCGCCGCCAAGGCCGCTCGCCCCCAGGCGGAAGTCGAAGCCCGACTGGCCGACGCGCCGGCTCCGCGCGACTTTCTGGGGGCGCTCTCCGCGGGAGGTTCGGTCAAGCTGATCGCCGAGGTGAAGAAAGCCAGTCCGTCCAAAGGATTGATTCGCCCCGACTTCCATCCTGTGCAGATCGCCAAGGACTACCAGGCGGCCGGTGCTGCGTGCATTAGCTGTCTGACCGACGAGTCGTTCTTTCAAGGGCATCTGGATTACCTGGTTGCCATTCGCGGCGAAGTTGGGTTGCCGATCCTGCGGAAAGACTTCGTGCTCGATCCGTACCAGGTAATCGAAGCCCGGGCTGCTGGTGCCGATGCGGTGCTGCTGATCGCCGAATGCCTGGACGATGATGCCCTCAAATCGCTGCATGATCAGATCTGCGAACTGGGTATGACGCCGCTGGTCGAGCTTTACGAAGAGTCGAACGTCGCGCGCGTGCTGGAAATTGGAGCTAAGTTAGTCGGCATCAACAACCGTGACCTGCGAACGTTCGAGGTCGATCTGAACCACACGATTCGACTCGGCCGACAAATTCCCAGCGAGTGCGTGTTGGTGGGTGAAAGCGGAATTTTTACGCACGAGGACATTCGTCTGCTGCAAGAGAACGACGTCGACGCGGTTCTCGTTGGCGAGAGCTTGATGCGGCAGGAAGACGTACAGGCAGCTGTTCGCAAACTTCTGGGTGGCACGTAG
- a CDS encoding HupE/UreJ family protein: MSFARNLWAILWIPLLVEQAWAGPVHGTGSGNSFLEGIVHPWFGIDHLLATLAIGLLVAHVEKGSMIAVPIVFLSSLMAGEGLNGSGIWLPWGEPIVAFSVILLGVALIPGRKYPELLLAVAVAFFGIFHGYVHGSESLMTDSLPLAFLLGLLLGTGLLLGIGIWIGHWIEPASTLSRSIGVVISLAGLGVFIYALVV, translated from the coding sequence ATGAGCTTTGCCCGAAACCTTTGGGCCATCCTTTGGATCCCGCTGCTTGTTGAGCAGGCGTGGGCTGGTCCTGTTCATGGCACGGGGTCCGGCAACAGTTTTCTCGAAGGGATTGTGCATCCCTGGTTTGGTATCGATCACCTGCTGGCAACGCTTGCCATCGGGCTGCTGGTGGCTCACGTCGAGAAGGGATCGATGATCGCGGTTCCCATCGTTTTCTTAAGCAGCTTGATGGCCGGGGAAGGGCTCAATGGAAGTGGAATCTGGCTTCCCTGGGGAGAGCCGATCGTGGCGTTTTCGGTTATCCTGTTGGGCGTCGCCCTCATTCCCGGGAGAAAGTACCCCGAGCTGCTGCTAGCAGTCGCGGTGGCCTTTTTCGGAATCTTTCATGGCTACGTGCACGGCTCAGAGAGCCTGATGACCGATTCGCTACCGTTGGCGTTTCTATTAGGTCTTCTGCTGGGAACCGGACTGCTGCTGGGGATTGGCATTTGGATCGGCCACTGGATCGAACCCGCCTCGACGTTGTCGCGGAGTATTGGCGTCGTGATTTCGCTGGCGGGCTTGGGGGTATTCATCTACGCTTTGGTCGTCTAG
- a CDS encoding DUF4282 domain-containing protein, protein MADEFFYKFNPDAPEVGPIDSKTLKQLAVSGAIQPESVLRRGTGEWVTASTVKGLFPSGGAASPPEAVPVAPPEAKPVGPAPIAAPPTATPVNPSSPPEAIPVAPPSADAGGGMSFPDLAQSKPTADVPAGLDSLVVAPKKPGGKPAKKGSAPAAKKAAPAVAAPKVEAPKVEIPSVAAPKTEAPKVEAPKAEPAAAPAAVAPVATKPGGGATNPYASDPPAGRTSPRRKGRGGIGSLFNFDVLIAPTVIKILFFLLAGLLFLGFVGYAGLSLVMAVLAGDVMAIAIAAGASAVMLLFTLIYIVILRVMAEVALTFFTINDNVRDMRDMMAERQGTID, encoded by the coding sequence ATGGCTGACGAATTCTTCTATAAGTTCAATCCGGATGCGCCGGAAGTAGGTCCGATTGATTCGAAAACTTTGAAGCAGCTTGCCGTAAGTGGGGCAATTCAACCCGAAAGTGTTCTTCGTCGGGGCACCGGCGAATGGGTGACCGCTTCCACCGTGAAGGGATTGTTCCCAAGTGGCGGAGCGGCAAGTCCTCCTGAAGCAGTTCCTGTTGCTCCACCGGAAGCCAAACCGGTAGGTCCCGCCCCGATTGCCGCGCCGCCCACGGCCACCCCGGTTAATCCTTCGTCGCCGCCCGAGGCCATCCCGGTGGCTCCGCCATCAGCAGATGCTGGTGGGGGAATGAGTTTCCCAGATCTGGCGCAATCGAAGCCAACGGCCGATGTTCCGGCCGGGCTCGATTCTTTGGTGGTGGCGCCGAAGAAGCCCGGTGGCAAGCCCGCCAAAAAGGGGAGTGCACCGGCTGCGAAAAAGGCTGCTCCCGCTGTAGCCGCTCCGAAGGTGGAAGCTCCCAAAGTCGAGATCCCCAGCGTCGCCGCTCCCAAGACGGAAGCTCCAAAAGTGGAAGCCCCCAAGGCAGAGCCTGCCGCCGCACCGGCTGCCGTCGCGCCGGTTGCAACCAAGCCAGGTGGAGGCGCGACGAACCCCTACGCCAGCGATCCGCCAGCCGGGCGAACGTCACCGCGTCGCAAAGGACGGGGTGGGATCGGCTCGCTGTTCAACTTCGATGTCTTGATCGCGCCGACGGTGATCAAGATCTTGTTCTTCTTGCTTGCCGGGCTTCTCTTTCTGGGGTTTGTGGGGTATGCAGGCCTTTCCCTGGTAATGGCCGTTCTGGCAGGCGATGTGATGGCAATCGCTATCGCGGCAGGAGCTTCGGCGGTGATGCTGTTGTTCACGTTGATCTACATCGTGATCTTGCGCGTGATGGCGGAAGTGGCCCTCACGTTCTTTACCATCAACGACAACGTGCGTGACATGCGCGACATGATGGCTGAGCGGCAAGGCACCATCGACTAG
- a CDS encoding M3 family oligoendopeptidase — MDDFSKLELPEPDLAQLKTRYAEIARGIEDLNGNDGRGEQLFQWLERWDDVRRELDSWCNLTEIRFNQDTKNAAFKAAMDRLDEIHPKLTDLDVQIKKLLLVEHRQEKIVERFGAQAVALWQCQVRSFDPVIEDDLVEEAKLVSRYNELLASATFTFQGKETNLSGIVEYAEDNDRTLRYSALATMWGWFAENRAELDEIYDKMVQLRDQIAKKLKYENFVQLAYQRMSRIDYTEQDVQQYRQEVIDKIVPLCTEIRKRQGELLELDPLMYWDEAIHDPQGNPRPQGTYEHQIEQAQAMFDGMDERLGEFFQLMQDKNLMDLKNRPGKAGGGFCASLLHQRVPFIFANFNGTLGDVEVFTHEVGHAYQCYASMSLPLLDNVWPTMESCEIHSMSLEYLCWPHMEKFFGDQADRFRKIHLASRLLFLPYGVAVDHFQHEVYNHPEMTPSERNAKWRELEELYLPHMQFGDLPHLPEGGRWQKQRHIYMSPFYYIDYTLAQCCALQFWVRSQQNFDQAMEDYLSLCARGGTLPFQELAQSADLKSPFQSGSLSEVAGQASKFLGL; from the coding sequence ATGGACGACTTTAGCAAGCTTGAACTTCCCGAGCCCGACCTCGCGCAGCTCAAGACGCGCTATGCCGAGATCGCGCGGGGAATTGAAGACCTCAACGGCAACGATGGCCGTGGAGAACAGCTGTTTCAGTGGCTCGAGCGCTGGGACGATGTGCGCCGCGAGCTCGATTCGTGGTGCAATCTGACCGAGATCCGCTTCAACCAAGACACCAAAAACGCGGCCTTCAAAGCGGCCATGGATCGTCTCGACGAGATCCATCCGAAGCTGACCGATCTCGACGTGCAAATCAAAAAGCTGCTGCTGGTCGAGCATCGCCAAGAGAAAATCGTCGAGCGATTCGGCGCCCAGGCCGTCGCGTTGTGGCAGTGCCAGGTCCGCTCGTTCGATCCCGTCATCGAAGACGACCTGGTCGAAGAAGCGAAGCTGGTTTCCAGGTACAACGAGCTGTTGGCCAGCGCGACGTTCACGTTCCAAGGGAAGGAAACCAATCTATCCGGCATCGTCGAATACGCCGAAGACAACGACCGCACCCTGCGTTACTCGGCCCTGGCGACCATGTGGGGCTGGTTTGCCGAGAACCGCGCCGAGTTGGACGAGATCTACGACAAGATGGTCCAGCTGCGCGATCAGATTGCCAAGAAGCTGAAGTACGAGAACTTCGTCCAGTTGGCGTATCAGCGGATGTCGCGCATCGATTACACCGAGCAGGATGTCCAGCAATACCGCCAGGAAGTAATCGACAAGATCGTCCCCCTGTGCACCGAGATTCGCAAGCGGCAAGGGGAACTGCTGGAGCTCGATCCACTGATGTACTGGGACGAAGCGATCCATGATCCGCAAGGAAATCCTCGTCCGCAAGGAACCTACGAACATCAGATCGAACAAGCTCAAGCCATGTTCGACGGCATGGACGAGCGCCTGGGCGAGTTCTTCCAGCTGATGCAGGATAAGAACTTGATGGACCTGAAGAACCGCCCCGGGAAAGCAGGGGGCGGTTTCTGTGCCAGTCTACTGCACCAGCGCGTGCCGTTCATCTTCGCCAACTTCAATGGCACGCTTGGCGACGTCGAAGTCTTCACCCACGAAGTCGGACATGCCTATCAATGCTATGCGAGCATGTCGCTGCCGCTGTTGGATAACGTGTGGCCAACCATGGAGTCGTGCGAGATTCACTCGATGAGCCTCGAGTACCTTTGCTGGCCGCACATGGAGAAGTTTTTCGGTGACCAGGCGGATCGTTTCCGCAAGATCCATCTCGCGTCGCGGCTGCTGTTTCTGCCGTACGGCGTCGCGGTCGACCACTTCCAGCACGAAGTGTATAACCACCCCGAGATGACGCCGAGCGAACGCAATGCCAAGTGGCGTGAACTGGAAGAGCTGTACCTGCCGCACATGCAGTTCGGTGATCTTCCCCACTTGCCCGAAGGCGGACGGTGGCAGAAGCAGCGGCACATCTACATGTCGCCGTTCTATTACATCGACTACACCCTGGCGCAATGCTGTGCCCTCCAGTTCTGGGTTCGATCGCAACAAAACTTCGACCAGGCCATGGAAGATTACCTGAGCCTTTGCGCTCGGGGAGGCACGTTGCCGTTTCAGGAACTCGCCCAAAGCGCCGACCTGAAGAGTCCCTTCCAGTCGGGCAGCTTGAGCGAAGTGGCTGGTCAGGCCAGCAAGTTCCTCGGGCTATAG